In Rattus rattus isolate New Zealand chromosome 3, Rrattus_CSIRO_v1, whole genome shotgun sequence, one genomic interval encodes:
- the Scamp3 gene encoding secretory carrier-associated membrane protein 3 isoform X1, with translation MAQNRDGGNPFPDSGELDNPFQDPAVIQHRPSQQYATLDVYNPFENREQPPPAYEPPAPAPAPLPPPSAPSVQSSRKLSPTEPKNYGSYSTQATAAAATAELLKKQEELNRKAEELDRRERELQHVALGGAGTRQNNWPPLPSFCPVQPCFFQDISMEIPQEFQKTVSTMYYLWMCSTLALLLNFFACLARFCVDTGSGSGFGLSMLWLLLFTPCSFVCWYRPMYKAFRSDSSFNFFVFFFIFFVQDVFFVLQAIGIPGWGFSGWVSALVVVGSNPAVAVLMLLVALLFTGIAVLGIVMLKRIHSLYRQTGASFQKAQQEFAAGVFSNPAVRTAAANAAAGAAENAFRAP, from the exons ATGGCTCAGAACAGAGACGGCGGGAATCCATTCCCTGACTCCGGCGAGCTTGACAATCCCTTTCAG GACCCAGCTGTGATCCAGCACCGACCCAGCCAGCAGTATGCCACGCTTGACGTCTACAACCCCTTTGAGAACCGAGAG CAGCCCCCACCAGCCTATgagcctcctgccccagccccagcccctctgcCGCCACCCTCAGCTCCTTCCGTACAGTCCTCAAGAAAGCTCAGCCCCACAGAGCCCAAGAACTACGGCTCCTACAGCACCCAG GCTACAGCTGCAGCAGCCACTGCTGAGCTgctgaagaagcaggaggagctcaACCGGAAGGCAGAGGAGTTGGACCGCAGGGAGCGAGAGCTGCAGCATGTTGCCCTGGGTGGTGCAGGCA CTCGACAGAACAACTGGCCTCCCCTGCCGTCTTTTTGCCCTGTGCAGCCTTGCTTTTTCCAGGACATCTCTATGGAGATCCCCCAAGAATTTCAGAAGACAGTGTCTACCATGTACTACCTCTGGATGT GCAGCACTCTGGCTCTTCTCCTGAACTTCTTCGCCTGCCTGGCCAGGTTCTGTGTGGACACCGGCAGTGGGTCAGGCTTTGGGCTGTCTATGCTCTGGCTGCTCCTTTTTACTCCCTGCTCCTTTGTCTGCTGGTACCGCCCGATGTATAAGGCTTTCCG gAGTGATAGTTCATTCAATTTCTTcgtttttttcttcattttcttcgtCCAGGATGTGTTCTTTGTCCTCCAGGCCATTGGCATCCCAGGTTGGGGCTTCAG TGGCTGGGTGTCCGCTCTCGTGGTGGTGGGGTCCAACCCAGCCGTGGCGGTGCTCATGCTGCTCGTCGCCCTGCTCTTCACTGGCATTGCCGTGCTGGGAATTGTGATGCTGAAGCGG ATCCACTCCTTATACCGCCAAACAGGTGCCAGCTTTCAGAAGGCCCAGCAAGAATTTGCTGCTGGTGTCTTCTCCAACCCTGCAGTTCGAACTGCCGCCGCCAATGCAGCTGCAGGGGCTGCTGAAAATGCCTTCAGGGCCCCGTGA
- the Scamp3 gene encoding secretory carrier-associated membrane protein 3 isoform X3, with translation MSKACLQQPPPAYEPPAPAPAPLPPPSAPSVQSSRKLSPTEPKNYGSYSTQATAAAATAELLKKQEELNRKAEELDRRERELQHVALGGAGTRQNNWPPLPSFCPVQPCFFQDISMEIPQEFQKTVSTMYYLWMCSTLALLLNFFACLARFCVDTGSGSGFGLSMLWLLLFTPCSFVCWYRPMYKAFRSDSSFNFFVFFFIFFVQDVFFVLQAIGIPGWGFSGWVSALVVVGSNPAVAVLMLLVALLFTGIAVLGIVMLKRIHSLYRQTGASFQKAQQEFAAGVFSNPAVRTAAANAAAGAAENAFRAP, from the exons ATGTCTAAGGCTTGTCTCCAGCAGCCCCCACCAGCCTATgagcctcctgccccagccccagcccctctgcCGCCACCCTCAGCTCCTTCCGTACAGTCCTCAAGAAAGCTCAGCCCCACAGAGCCCAAGAACTACGGCTCCTACAGCACCCAG GCTACAGCTGCAGCAGCCACTGCTGAGCTgctgaagaagcaggaggagctcaACCGGAAGGCAGAGGAGTTGGACCGCAGGGAGCGAGAGCTGCAGCATGTTGCCCTGGGTGGTGCAGGCA CTCGACAGAACAACTGGCCTCCCCTGCCGTCTTTTTGCCCTGTGCAGCCTTGCTTTTTCCAGGACATCTCTATGGAGATCCCCCAAGAATTTCAGAAGACAGTGTCTACCATGTACTACCTCTGGATGT GCAGCACTCTGGCTCTTCTCCTGAACTTCTTCGCCTGCCTGGCCAGGTTCTGTGTGGACACCGGCAGTGGGTCAGGCTTTGGGCTGTCTATGCTCTGGCTGCTCCTTTTTACTCCCTGCTCCTTTGTCTGCTGGTACCGCCCGATGTATAAGGCTTTCCG gAGTGATAGTTCATTCAATTTCTTcgtttttttcttcattttcttcgtCCAGGATGTGTTCTTTGTCCTCCAGGCCATTGGCATCCCAGGTTGGGGCTTCAG TGGCTGGGTGTCCGCTCTCGTGGTGGTGGGGTCCAACCCAGCCGTGGCGGTGCTCATGCTGCTCGTCGCCCTGCTCTTCACTGGCATTGCCGTGCTGGGAATTGTGATGCTGAAGCGG ATCCACTCCTTATACCGCCAAACAGGTGCCAGCTTTCAGAAGGCCCAGCAAGAATTTGCTGCTGGTGTCTTCTCCAACCCTGCAGTTCGAACTGCCGCCGCCAATGCAGCTGCAGGGGCTGCTGAAAATGCCTTCAGGGCCCCGTGA
- the Scamp3 gene encoding secretory carrier-associated membrane protein 3 isoform X2, producing the protein MAQNRDGGNPFPDSGELDNPFQDPAVIQHRPSQQYATLDVYNPFENREPPPAYEPPAPAPAPLPPPSAPSVQSSRKLSPTEPKNYGSYSTQATAAAATAELLKKQEELNRKAEELDRRERELQHVALGGAGTRQNNWPPLPSFCPVQPCFFQDISMEIPQEFQKTVSTMYYLWMCSTLALLLNFFACLARFCVDTGSGSGFGLSMLWLLLFTPCSFVCWYRPMYKAFRSDSSFNFFVFFFIFFVQDVFFVLQAIGIPGWGFSGWVSALVVVGSNPAVAVLMLLVALLFTGIAVLGIVMLKRIHSLYRQTGASFQKAQQEFAAGVFSNPAVRTAAANAAAGAAENAFRAP; encoded by the exons ATGGCTCAGAACAGAGACGGCGGGAATCCATTCCCTGACTCCGGCGAGCTTGACAATCCCTTTCAG GACCCAGCTGTGATCCAGCACCGACCCAGCCAGCAGTATGCCACGCTTGACGTCTACAACCCCTTTGAGAACCGAGAG CCCCCACCAGCCTATgagcctcctgccccagccccagcccctctgcCGCCACCCTCAGCTCCTTCCGTACAGTCCTCAAGAAAGCTCAGCCCCACAGAGCCCAAGAACTACGGCTCCTACAGCACCCAG GCTACAGCTGCAGCAGCCACTGCTGAGCTgctgaagaagcaggaggagctcaACCGGAAGGCAGAGGAGTTGGACCGCAGGGAGCGAGAGCTGCAGCATGTTGCCCTGGGTGGTGCAGGCA CTCGACAGAACAACTGGCCTCCCCTGCCGTCTTTTTGCCCTGTGCAGCCTTGCTTTTTCCAGGACATCTCTATGGAGATCCCCCAAGAATTTCAGAAGACAGTGTCTACCATGTACTACCTCTGGATGT GCAGCACTCTGGCTCTTCTCCTGAACTTCTTCGCCTGCCTGGCCAGGTTCTGTGTGGACACCGGCAGTGGGTCAGGCTTTGGGCTGTCTATGCTCTGGCTGCTCCTTTTTACTCCCTGCTCCTTTGTCTGCTGGTACCGCCCGATGTATAAGGCTTTCCG gAGTGATAGTTCATTCAATTTCTTcgtttttttcttcattttcttcgtCCAGGATGTGTTCTTTGTCCTCCAGGCCATTGGCATCCCAGGTTGGGGCTTCAG TGGCTGGGTGTCCGCTCTCGTGGTGGTGGGGTCCAACCCAGCCGTGGCGGTGCTCATGCTGCTCGTCGCCCTGCTCTTCACTGGCATTGCCGTGCTGGGAATTGTGATGCTGAAGCGG ATCCACTCCTTATACCGCCAAACAGGTGCCAGCTTTCAGAAGGCCCAGCAAGAATTTGCTGCTGGTGTCTTCTCCAACCCTGCAGTTCGAACTGCCGCCGCCAATGCAGCTGCAGGGGCTGCTGAAAATGCCTTCAGGGCCCCGTGA